Within the Oryzias melastigma strain HK-1 linkage group LG8, ASM292280v2, whole genome shotgun sequence genome, the region AGATACACAGGGCAGGTCACAAACTCCctgtttgaaaatagatcaaaagatgactgaagTGGGAGTTTAAACCCTGGATGTGTTTGAAATTGTCTTCTCATTTGAGTTGGAGTCAAAGTTCCTCTCTGGAACCACTGATGGTTTAATTCCTCAAGCTGGGTGTCTGGTATGACCTTACagtggatttgaacccacaatctCCAAGGTTATGTCAAAAATCCTTTACTACCGCCTATGTAGTGCACTATAGGGCATTCGCCGTTGTGTTGTGGTGTCTGAATGTACAATTGCAAAATCCAGAACCCTGTCTGGAaaaatctagtgagcatcgaggCTGACTAGtatggcaaatatagaccacaatgcattgtgtttgatcAATTAGTCATTTGtacataatttgtttttaaatatataaatcttcCAAGTGttaatcatcagaacacagtggattaacaaatagtctttgtaaaatgttcaaatttattaGGTTTAACTATGGACATGGACattatgttttgtgtttaattaaaaGTAGTAAACGTGTCTAAATTCCATTACAATTCAAGGTACTGAATAGTTCTTTAATAGTCTATTGGGGGTTGAGGAATAGTGGAGAATTCAGACTCAGCCTTCGTCCATCAGTAATTGTAATGGTGAAAATAACCCAAAACTGAAACAAGTTTCATTTATGTTACCAAATATATGATCTAATctcttgttaaaaatgttctggtttctTAAACTTCCACGAGTCACTGAGACGCTATCATCTCAAAGCTGGAAGAGTCTCACCTTCAGGGCGGGCAGCCCTTCAGCTACGGCTTCTGCGATGGCTTTAGCGCCTGCTGGTCGAACCAAGCAGTCTCCAAAGTTGATCACCTGAATGCTGCGGAGATGTTTCAAGGCCTGCAAAGACAGAAGTTTGTTAGATTGTGACTGTGCGTTATCATATTACATCAAAAATTCACGAAGAgtaagaaacatttattaaattcttTCATATTTCAAGGATGAAACTTGttaaaatcagattattttaagGCAAATATCAAACTATTAGTGTGACTTTATTTAGGTATTAATGGCAACAAACCATCAACCCCcagatgatttaaaaatattaaacaattgTGCATAAAGGAGCTGAAGCTCTTCTGACTAATGGTAGTTTGCGATGAAGATGCTTACTTAGCACATCTCCATAGAAAACTCTTTAATGCTGCTCACAAACTATAAAGTCAGTTGAACACTCGGGTCTTTGGTGTCTGTACCTGAGCCATGGCGAACGCTCCCTTCTCTGTGAAAGTGTTGTCATTGAGGTTGAGGATTCGAAGTTCTGGGTTGTGCTGCATGGCTGAGGCCAGAGCCGTCACACCGGGGTGGTTGATGCCATTCTGGGGCATGTGAACTTCCTCCAGGGTGCCGATCAACTGGGAACACAAAACATCACCACACAATTACCATCCCTGTGTAGAAACCTTACAGTCAGATTGGTAATAaaactagtgctgtcatgcgattAATTCTTGTGTGATTAATTCATTGTAacttgtaattaattaatctaattaaattgatttaatcacaattattttaaacctaataattgctgtaaaaagcttcattttggggtattttcatttaaattcagcGAAAGATcaaattgcaacaaaaaactAACTTTGTAAAGTcaatctttacttttacaccaacaagtttttttttccaatcttgagcaattaagaaaaaaacaaaacatccagtGTAGAGAGTTCAAATTTAACCCGTACGGTAAGAACAattggaaacattttctttagcaATCCAGGAACTGTTGACCACAAACTTCCTGTTAATACCATTACACATGTTGACAAACCTGATTCTACAGTTTACTGTCCCATATGACCTCTACATACCCCATGAATTTATGACAACGGACACTCGTCGGGCTTTATCCATTGCATAATAGACGGTAGTTGTGGTGTTGTGGGCTTGTTTTAGGTTAGTTCTGTTAAAAACGACAAAGTTGCACATTGACGATGTCATGCGAGAGGcgttttttagctaaatgcagATAAAACGAGGCAAGTAGACAGTtggacctttttgttttttatatttgagaatGTGACAATAGCTATAGATTAAAAATCAAgttaacacaattttttttaatgcgccaatttgtctgtaattaattaatagcAATTAACCTGAtagtttgacacccttgatcaccaaaaagtttcagaaagaCAGTAGTGAAGCGTTATAATAACACAGATTAGATATATATTTAACCTGCACCCAAAGGTGGAGGACAACaagttaaactaaaatattgtaGAATAGGAGCCGTTTTCATACAATACCTTTTACTGAAGTGGATTTGTGATGAAGAACAACTGCTCCcactaaataactttttttttttttacaaattacacTAAGGTTTCAGAAAGACTAAACAAAATTTTTATGATcatctttaaaatttaaagaaccTATTTGCTAAAAAGTTAACAATAAATTGTATATTATAGTTAAATTGTTACTAAatactttggtgttttttatgtCGCTCATTCAGCAGGATTACACTTGACTGACAAAATACTGAATTGATTCCATTTTGATTCACAAGTTTACCATTCAATTTCCAATTCAACATgacttttttgtcacttttattaCACACtaaattttgtttcatttcgaaaaactgttttcacatAACGAGCTAAAGGAAGGTTGAATTTTCATAAAGAAAGACTGAATTTTTAGGTTAAAAGCTAATAGAAAggcattttttgtgtgttccgGTGGGTTTGGCAGAAGTTAGGATGTAAATAACAAACTCTGAACGGACAATATTGTGTCAGTAAACTAAAAGGTACCTGGAAGGCTTGGGCGAGGGCGGCTGTTCCATCGTTCTCCAGGCGGTTCCTCCCCGCAACAAACACCTTCAGGCTGAGCGGGGTTCCCTCTGCACTGGATTTTTGATGACAAAGCTTCAAGGAAGCCGCTAAaatctgagggaaaaaaattgagaggatataaacatttgttcattttatgtaTCTGTTGTTACAGTTGTCATTTGATTCCTGTCAGGTAAAGAATGTGTGTTTTCCTGTTTACCTTGCCACCCCCGATGCCCATGCCACAGTTGTTGAGGCGTAACTCCTGTAATGTGTAGCAGGAAGTGCTCTTAAGCAGCTTTTCGATGCCTTTGACACCATCCGGGCCAAATGCGTTGTCGCTGAGGTCTAGAACAGTCAGCCTGGCTCCAGCCAGCATCACAGCATCACCCAGAGAATTCTACAACACAGGGAGACAGTTAAACTTTTATGAATGGAAACAaagtacaggtttgaccatgaGCGATGTGAGAGAGCCAGTTTACCAAAGCGGGGGGAATCTCAGAACGCATACGGCCAGTAAACATGTCACTCCAATAACAGCACtgcaaattcaaaacaaaatatgttaaaaatataatcagGAATATTTGTAAAATCACAGTGAAAGTGTAACCAGGTTGTTTTCTCTGTTCACTCTGCATCCTGACACATCCTTATGGGccatgtgggtggagtcaaatGCTGCAGTCAGGCAATCAGAACTGAGAGAGTGAATCTATAAGCTGCAGCAGTAGATGTGAGAAGAAAGCTGAGTGTCTCTACTACTGAACTGTAGGTTGATAACAACTGGTAAACACGTAAATAGGTTTGGGCTGAATGGATGGAGATCCTTTGAAAAAGCTGAACTGGGAGTCTGTAAATCTCCTTTTTGGGTGTGTTAAAGGGTTCCTACTGAAATATCATCTCATTATTATTAGCTGTTTCTGTCAGCCTCCTTTACCAAGGTCAGCTGCTACATTATTATTAACAGAATATCTGTTCATAGATAACATAAAAGCtcatttggtttctttttttctgtatgacTGCAATATTTCTTCTTTAGGATCTGAAACAAATGTTCGAAAGAAGACCGGTGAAGCAGGTCTTTCACTGCATAATCAACAATTTTGCAGTCAAGTGATGTCTGAActttgtgatgtaaaaacaaTCCTCCAAAAACCACATTTACTCAACTGGATTTTCACGGAATAAAAGAATCTGACCACCTTGTACCATCATGTTTATAGCCAACCTTGAttggtgaaaatgtgaatgtAAGTTTGTTTACTAGTTTAAATTCAGTTGACAACCCCCTTCTACACCGTAACGTCTACAAAAAACCCTTCACCTATTAgataattaaacttaaaaccctaaagtattgaaaaataaatcctaaCCTTCAGATCATTCTTGCTCTCCAGGGCTTTGGCGATGGCTTGTGCAGCTTCAACGCCAACAGTGTTTCCCTCCAGCCTCAGAGCTTCTAAACCCTCAAAGTCCTGGATCTCCTTCACAATCTCAtccactgcagaaaaaaacaaaagggtgATCACAAAAGAAATGAATATGTTTTGCCGATATAAACTTTTTCCTTATCAAAGGGTTACATGAGCAGTTTTCACTTAATTACCTGACTTGGCATCGTCCAGTTTCCTCCCCTGACCTTTGTAACTCAGCTCTCCATCCACCACTCCTGTTTTGGCCAATGAAGCGACCAACTCTTCAACGCTATCTGTCGCCATCGGGACACCTGAGGACCAGAGGATTGCATGGTAAACCTGGAAGTAAGCACTTGACAACTCTGATGTGTCAAAACAATGCGGCCTCAAATATACCTGGATTAAAAATATGACACAATGGCTCCCTTTAAATTCGTTGTACTTCTCATATATCGACAATAAaacattctattctatttatgaaaaaataaaagtaaatccatgcaaaaactaaactgcattttttatttttttatgattaaaataaagataaatccAATATAAAaccttatttatatatatatcccaTACGCATATGTTATGCAACACCCTTAATTTTGTGCCTAAAttctcttttaaaactttttaaaatgcagattGACACTGAAACATTAAGTAAAACATCAGGACAGAAAAGTACTCATTTCGTGCACGGTTTTCCCATAAAACCACTGACGGTTAGCCGGCTGTTGCTAGCTCGATGCTAACACACCGGCTCGCCCCGCCGACATGCGTGTTGTGTCAACCGTTGACTCAGCAGCACTCAATGTGCATTTCCCCAAAactattttactatttaaacCTACATACTCAACAATTTAAGCTGTATCTATAatacatcacaaaaacacaaaaataacgtATAGTTAATTTAGCTAGCCCTTCGGACTGTAATTAAAGTTAACCTGGTTTTAGATCGgcctatttttaatttgtgcccATAATGGTGTGCGTTGTTAATCATCGGATTATAACAGTGTTCTCGTCGACATATTACGTTTTTGAATCGCTTAACGTCCAAGTTTTTAACTACAAAGCAACAAGATCATTACCACAACAATGCTGTGACGATTGAATCCAGTCCAGGAACACGTTCCCACTCGCACTGCTGTTCAAAACCAAAACTGAGCAGGAAACTACTCCTGACGAGTGCAGAGCAAGGGCACAAGGGACTTGTAGTTCTATTGACTACCACGATGCGTTCAATTACTCCACGTACAACAGAAACGTACTTTTAAATGGCGAGATATCAAGCTATAatacaaaactatttaaaaactacTCAACTCAGTGCAAATGCATTGTTTTGCATAGCAAAAATATGCAATGTGAAGACTTTGTTAAGAAGGCTAATGGTTCGATCTTTCAACAGACTTGTCTAATCCcataatgcaatttttaaatagttaaaaacgtCAAACTTGCCCGTTTCTGTCTTCCAcccattaaacattttaagaaacagGACATAGGTCTTATGTTTTACTTCAGAATATAACAAATACAGTTAATGAATTCTCGAGAACACTTGTTTTGCTTGTTATTTCGACATTTctgccagcagagggcgccCCCTTCCAGAATTACTCCTACTTGTCTGTGACGTCATCCCGTTCAGTCACGTGACGAGCGGATCGCTGCAGAGAGATCTGCAGCTGGAAATCGAAACTTTACATGGGCGATGTACAGAAACGCCACCGGGCACCAAACCTCCGCGTGTTTTCTCGGTTTTTCTTAAACATATCTTCGTTTTAGCTCGGCAAATAGTTCGCGGTATTTTTTTTGAGCTCACTCACcacttgtttttaaactttgggTCGGTTCAATGAACTTCCTCTCTTCCATCAGGTATGTGTTTTTACTAAAATTGACGCTGGAGTGCCTTGATAAGCATGGGGCATGCTAGCTAACTTTGCTATCAAATTCTGCCAGTCATAGTTTTAAATTTCATCGTGAAATTGGGGTTGCTCTTTGTACCCACTAttgatgccttttttttttaatatataattttattttattttttatccccCCTCCAGCGAGGAACATGGACCCTACCAGAGAAAAACGCAAGGAGGACATTAGGAAGGCTCTGGCTTTTATACAGTAAGATTATATGCATGTTAATTTTATATTTCACAGTAAACGTGCACAAAATGAAACTGACACTGCACCCCCTTTCTCCtccatcaccaccaccacctcctccttcaCCTGAATACTTTTAATTTCCTCTAACAAGTGTGTCCTCCCTCAGGTCCTCCCTTGCTTACCCAGATCCAGAAGGCTATCAGGTAACACATCTTTTCCCCTTTTAGCACTTGCTCAAAATATTTGGAGggaactttattcatattgttgttcttataaaaaaaagatctttgaaTTAAAGTTGTCACAAATAACTGTGTCCTTTGTGTTTACAAGTAGGTTGCTTATCTTTAAGTGTTGACGATCAAGCTTTGTAGATAAATGTTTCTAGAATGTTCACCACATCATGTTCCAGCAAAACAATGCCATCCTCATTCTACCTTTACAACCGGAGGCGTATCCCATTATCCTACCCAGGTCAGAGTAAcgaaacaaagcaaaatgaaaCTA harbors:
- the LOC112146894 gene encoding ran GTPase-activating protein 1 isoform X2, producing the protein MATDSVEELVASLAKTGVVDGELSYKGQGRKLDDAKSVDEIVKEIQDFEGLEALRLEGNTVGVEAAQAIAKALESKNDLKCCYWSDMFTGRMRSEIPPALNSLGDAVMLAGARLTVLDLSDNAFGPDGVKGIEKLLKSTSCYTLQELRLNNCGMGIGGGKILAASLKLCHQKSSAEGTPLSLKVFVAGRNRLENDGTAALAQAFQLIGTLEEVHMPQNGINHPGVTALASAMQHNPELRILNLNDNTFTEKGAFAMAQALKHLRSIQVINFGDCLVRPAGAKAIAEAVAEGLPALKELNLSFGEITEEAALAVAHAVRDKEQLQKLDLNGNSLGEDGCKALKDAMEGMDMGNLLGSLSDDEGEPEDDDDDDDDDDDDDEDEEEEIDEEELEEEEEEEEEEESQANKVSTPVSAPRPPDVSSFLTFPSPDKLLKLGAKRALLVQQQVDTTDTTKTAEAFLKIASVYKEENNDVKNAVLDTIDALLSKAFNTTSFQGCSFVSALLVLLGLIKSEDKVKPVLVVPGHLHAIEHAVRQDYFPKESVAVLKAFMSR
- the LOC112146894 gene encoding ran GTPase-activating protein 1 isoform X1, which encodes MATDSVEELVASLAKTGVVDGELSYKGQGRKLDDAKSVDEIVKEIQDFEGLEALRLEGNTVGVEAAQAIAKALESKNDLKCCYWSDMFTGRMRSEIPPALNSLGDAVMLAGARLTVLDLSDNAFGPDGVKGIEKLLKSTSCYTLQELRLNNCGMGIGGGKILAASLKLCHQKSSAEGTPLSLKVFVAGRNRLENDGTAALAQAFQLIGTLEEVHMPQNGINHPGVTALASAMQHNPELRILNLNDNTFTEKGAFAMAQALKHLRSIQVINFGDCLVRPAGAKAIAEAVAEGLPALKELNLSFGEITEEAALAVAHAVRDKEQLQKLDLNGNSLGEDGCKALKDAMEGMDMGNLLGSLSDDEGEPEDDDDDDDDDDDDDEDEEEEIDEEELEEEEEEEEEEESQANKVSTPVSAPRPPDVSSFLTFPSPDKLLKLGAKRALLVQQQVDTTDTTKTAEAFLKIASVYKEENNDVKNAVLDTIDALLSKAFNTTSFQGCSFVSALLVLLGLIKSEDKVKPVLVVPGHLHAIEHAVRQDYFPKESVAVLKAFMSRSSKTLESCGNAKNLLQSTLQRIGSQS